AACGTGCATTATCCAAGGTTATTCCTAGTGAAACTGAATTCCCGTACACGATTCGTCTAGTATCAGAAGCGATTGAATCTAACGGTTCTACTTCCCAGGCAAGTATCTGTGCCAGCATTCTGGCTATGATGGATGCTGGTGTGCCAATCAAAGCACCGGTAGCCGGAGTAGCAATGGGTCTGATCAAGGATGGAGACCATGTGTCTATCTTGACTGATATTCAAGGGATGGAAGATCATCTTGGTGATATGGACTTTAAGGTAGCTGGTACAGCAGAAGGTGTTACAGCTATTCAAATGGACATTAAGATTGCCGGTATCGACCGCAACATTCTTCAGGATGCACTTCAGCAGGCTAAAGAAGGCCGTCTGTTCATCTTGGACAAAATGAATGAAGCGATCTCTGCGCCAAGACCTAATCTGTCCAAATATGCTCCAAAAATCATTATTATCAACATCAATCCGGACAAAATCCGGGATGTTATCGGTGCTGGTGGTAAGATTATCAATAAAATTATTGAAGAAACCGGCGTAAAAATCGACATCGAACAAGATGGCCGTGTCTTTATCGGTTCTTCAGATGAAGAAATGATCCAAAAGGCTCGTTCGATTATCGAAGGTCTTGTGCGTGAAGTACAAGTCGGAGAAATCTATGTGGGTACTGTTAGACGTATTGAGAAATTTGGTGCATTCGTTGAACTTATTCCGGGCAAAGACGGATTGGTCCACATTTCTCAATTGTCCACTGAACGTGTAGCTAAGGTAGAAGATGTTGTTGCTATTGGTGACACCATTACCGTTAAAGTTACCGAGATCGATCCACAAGGCCGGGTTAACCTGTCTCGTAAAGCGGTGTTGACTTCGGAAACTGGCGCTAAAGCGTAAGTTTGATCTTAGTAATACCTTTACTAAAGGGTTCGAATTTCATATAAAAAAAGAGACAGAAGCGATTTTCGCTCTGGCTCTTTTTTTATATGAACGAGATTAAAAACCCGGAACAAGCATTCCTATAGTCATTAGTCTTGTATCTGTTCTTATGACATAAATTTCTCCCTTGTCTCATAGATTGGGACAAAGTGTCTTTGTAATCGTGTGGAACGAACCTAAAAGTCGTTTCTACCGGGGAGGAAGTCGTCATGAAGACGGAAAAAGTGGCATTAGTGGTTGCTTGTGTAGCCATCGTGATAGGAATCGGTAGTACTCAGGGGCCCCTAAAGGACATGCTCATGCAATTGAAACCGCAGGATGACCTGGCTGTGTGGATGGATATTCCTAAGGCGGAGAACAATGATCTTCGTTTGCGGATTGAGACCGCCGCGGCTAAGCTCAATGCGCCTCCAGTGAATGCTGTGGTTGATCGGGTATGGAAGGCGATTCCGGGCTATAACGGGCTTGAGGTTGATGTAGAGAGTACCTATCGGAATGCTCTATTGGCACCAAAAGAGCCCATAAAATTTGTGTATCGGCAGATCGAACCACAGATATCCCTGAATGAACTGGGAGCTGAGCCCATATATCGAGGAAATCCGGCGAAACCTATGGTTTCGTTGATGATAAATGTGGCGTGGGGGAATCAGTATATTGGGCCTATGCTGGATACTCTGGATGAGGAGAATGTGAAGGTTACATTTTTTTTGGATGGGAGCTGGCTTAGTAAGAATCCAGAGGTTGCCAAAGAAATGCTAAAACGTGGACATGAGATGGAGAATCACGCCTATACCCACCCCAATATGAGTACTTTAAGTCGTGCACGGGCTACCGTTGAAATTGAAAAGACGCAAAAGCTATTAAAGGAGTCACTTGGGGTCACTAATACATGGTTCGCCCCGCCATCAGGTGATTTCGATCAGGAGACAGTAGAGATCGCTAGCAGCTTAGGATTAAAGACTGTACTCTGGACTGTGGATACGGTGGATTGGCGCAATCCTTCTCCTGAATCTATAGTTGCCAAAATCACAAGCAAAGCTGAACCCGGCACACTTGTTCTAATGCATCCTACTGCCTCATCTTCCAAGGCACTGAAGGCCATGATACGGGGGATTAAGGCAAAAGGGTTACAGCTAGGTACAGTTAGCCAAACGCTGTCAGCGGAGCGTCTAATCCCCTCTGATGTTGAGTGAGAGATCTATTTCTGGTAGGATTATAGGCACGTGTATTAATTTAGATAGAAGAGGGCTATTGCCAGGAGGACTTCAAGTGGAAAAAATAGTATTATCCAATGGATTACGAGTAGTTATGGAGAAAATTCCGACCGGTCGGTCCGTTTCTTTCGGAATCTGGGTAAAGACAGGTTCGCGGAATGAAAACCCTGGAAATAACGGGATCTCTCATTTTGTAGAGCATATGCTTTTTAAAGGTACCGATCGATATAGTGCTAAGGATATTGCCGAGCAGTTTGATGCTATTGGCGGCAATGTAAATGCTTTTACCTCTAAGGAATATACATGCTATTATGCAAAAGTACTGGATGAGCATCTGCCCATCGCAATAGATGTATTAGCGGATATGTTCTTCCGTTCACGGATGGATGCTGAAGAGCTGGAGAAAGAAAAGAACGTCATCCTTGAGGAAATTTCTATGTGCGAGGATACGCCTGACGATCTTGTGCATGATTTGATGTGTGCTGCTGCCTATAAGGATCATCCACTTGCTTATTCTATCCTTGGCTTAAAGGAACGGCTGATGGAGATGAAGCCAGATGATCTTCGTGCCTATATGAAGGAGCAATATACGATTGAGAACACAGTAATTAGTGTAGCTGGTAACATTAGCGATGGACTAATTGAACTGCTGGAGCAGCATTTTGGTTCTTTTGCTAATCATGGCACCTCTGCGCCGCTGACTCCACCGGATTATTATGGGGAATTGTTGTTTCACCGCAAGAAAACAGAACAGAATCACATCTGTCTTTCCTTACCAGGTGTCCGTTCCGGCGATCCATTGCAATATGCTATGGTACTTATTAATAATGCCATTGGTGGTGGAATGAGCTCACGGATGTTCCAAGAGATTCGTGAAAAACGTGGCCTGGCCTATTCTGTATATTCATACCACAGTTCTCAAGCGGATTCTGGTTTGTTTACGGTCTATGCTGGAACAGCACCGAAGCAAACCAAGGATGTAATGGAGCTAATTAAGGAAATGATGTACGAACTTGCTACTAAGGGCCTCAGTGAAGATGAACTGAGAAAAGGCAAGGAGCAGCTTAAAGGTAGCCTTATCCTTAGTCTGGAGAGTACTAGCAGCCGTATGAATCGTATCGGAAAAAATGAACTTATGCTCGGAAGACATAATACACTAGATGATATGATCGCAAAAATTCAGTTAGTAACGATGGACAATATTAACAGTGTGCTTGATAATATGTTTGCTGAGCCGCTTTCTTTAGCGATGGTAGGTTCAACAGATAAAGCTATTGCAAATGTTAGGAGAGATGATCTTGTCTTATTACGTACAAATCAATAAGCTAGCTGGAAACGAGGATGTTAATCTTCCTTGTAAAATGTCAGAGCAGGCTTCCGGCTATGATCTTTATGCCGCTGTTGAAAGCGAAGTTGTGCTTGCTCCAGGAGAGCGTGCATTAATTCCAACAGGAATATCGCTAGCTATGCCAGACGGATTAGAAGCTCAGATTCGTCCACGAAGTGGACTGGCCTTGAAGCATGGGATTACTTGTTTGAACACACCTGGAACGATTGATGCTGATTATCGTGGAGAGATCAAGGTGTTGTTGATTAATCTAGGGCAAGAGCCATTTGCTATCGCTCGTAATGAGCGTATTGCCCAAATGGTATTTCAAGCGGTCCCCGTTGTAACTTTGGTTGAAGTTGAAGCGTTGTCCGAAACAGAGCGTGGTGCCGGAGGCTTTGGTCATACTGGGAAATAATACGAATTGTTAGAATGAAGCTTGCGAATTTATGCCTAATAGGCGTGATTCGTGAGCTTTTTTTTGTTCAATCATAAAAAATATAAGGATTACATTAAAGGCTTCATACTAATTCTTCTCCGCGTTTCACCCATTAAGAATGCCCAGCATAAGATGCTCTATAGTCGATAGTGTATGTTGAAAGGAGCGTCATCCCTATGCTTACTGGCGTCAGGATCGTGTTCCTGGGCGGGGACGCGAGACAGCTTGAAGTGATTCGGAAATGTGTGGAATTGGATGCGACGGTAAGCGCTGCCGGGTTCGATAAGTGGGATACCCCTTGCCCAGGGGTGAACCTTGAACAGATGTCGGTAGAACTGCTTAGTAATGCAGAT
This window of the Paenibacillus sp. FSL R10-2734 genome carries:
- a CDS encoding polysaccharide deacetylase family protein, producing MKTEKVALVVACVAIVIGIGSTQGPLKDMLMQLKPQDDLAVWMDIPKAENNDLRLRIETAAAKLNAPPVNAVVDRVWKAIPGYNGLEVDVESTYRNALLAPKEPIKFVYRQIEPQISLNELGAEPIYRGNPAKPMVSLMINVAWGNQYIGPMLDTLDEENVKVTFFLDGSWLSKNPEVAKEMLKRGHEMENHAYTHPNMSTLSRARATVEIEKTQKLLKESLGVTNTWFAPPSGDFDQETVEIASSLGLKTVLWTVDTVDWRNPSPESIVAKITSKAEPGTLVLMHPTASSSKALKAMIRGIKAKGLQLGTVSQTLSAERLIPSDVE
- a CDS encoding pitrilysin family protein — protein: MEKIVLSNGLRVVMEKIPTGRSVSFGIWVKTGSRNENPGNNGISHFVEHMLFKGTDRYSAKDIAEQFDAIGGNVNAFTSKEYTCYYAKVLDEHLPIAIDVLADMFFRSRMDAEELEKEKNVILEEISMCEDTPDDLVHDLMCAAAYKDHPLAYSILGLKERLMEMKPDDLRAYMKEQYTIENTVISVAGNISDGLIELLEQHFGSFANHGTSAPLTPPDYYGELLFHRKKTEQNHICLSLPGVRSGDPLQYAMVLINNAIGGGMSSRMFQEIREKRGLAYSVYSYHSSQADSGLFTVYAGTAPKQTKDVMELIKEMMYELATKGLSEDELRKGKEQLKGSLILSLESTSSRMNRIGKNELMLGRHNTLDDMIAKIQLVTMDNINSVLDNMFAEPLSLAMVGSTDKAIANVRRDDLVLLRTNQ
- the dut gene encoding dUTP diphosphatase — encoded protein: MSYYVQINKLAGNEDVNLPCKMSEQASGYDLYAAVESEVVLAPGERALIPTGISLAMPDGLEAQIRPRSGLALKHGITCLNTPGTIDADYRGEIKVLLINLGQEPFAIARNERIAQMVFQAVPVVTLVEVEALSETERGAGGFGHTGK